A region of Subdoligranulum variabile DNA encodes the following proteins:
- a CDS encoding replication initiation protein: protein MASRKTSTEFSSLLAEDFEEQEQTVATYGERGNQTVVRKSNELIQNAMYNLTLSQQKLMLHIFAMIKPSDTELPRYEMSIYEFLKLCGVDPHNGSMYNQVKKNISDIASTPVQWIRIEGTQKITMFRWIDGSTIDKRTGKITLTLSPFLKPHLIQLKEFYTTMDVTYIMLMKSQYSVRIYELCKSYQNLYLQNKAKGKPLVWDIDNLRKQVDCSATNWAHIRRTVLDKAKSEINGHTDILFDYAVYKKAKSKVVEISVQIEQVEQTEAAQNLTDIASTISKRRKRKNHPIAETVDEDDSSVMSFGYVSSPETTIPYSFGKRPAELKKEIQIRAELASLKNELTVSELEAVDVIINTMTSMAGKARGKNTLIDGGDQQFFELMNEIIYECKGLRRWFLGVAGRYAKVVIPVAKTKASPVLYLWKSILEDMDNYRLYTSCITQAESSTSQEDIYEAHFVEAEAEDDSNDVLVPQDADTKKSMIQALQRFIDEKELDAKLTPGQKEAYEDILNLSAYFCRRNVKSKDEGMMEGKANMQFLNSLNKCIMKYGSLTLLFETLSTIYDYDTYWKKVNRDDRIRNPKLLFQSEIEHSLLMPFGVIENQKAQQQAGQNNGFTRDWLSSFD from the coding sequence GTGGCAAGTCGAAAAACCTCTACAGAATTTTCTTCTCTCCTTGCAGAAGATTTTGAAGAGCAGGAACAAACAGTCGCTACTTACGGAGAACGGGGGAATCAGACCGTTGTCCGTAAATCTAACGAACTCATTCAAAATGCGATGTACAATTTAACGCTGAGCCAGCAGAAATTGATGCTCCACATTTTTGCAATGATAAAACCGTCTGATACGGAACTTCCTCGGTACGAAATGTCGATTTACGAATTTCTGAAGCTCTGTGGCGTGGACCCTCATAATGGGTCTATGTATAATCAGGTCAAAAAAAACATTTCTGATATTGCAAGCACTCCGGTTCAATGGATCCGGATTGAAGGAACGCAAAAAATCACTATGTTCCGTTGGATCGATGGAAGTACCATTGATAAACGAACCGGGAAAATCACACTGACTTTAAGCCCCTTCCTGAAACCGCATCTGATTCAGCTCAAAGAGTTCTATACAACAATGGATGTAACCTACATCATGCTGATGAAAAGTCAGTACAGTGTCAGAATTTATGAGCTTTGCAAGAGCTATCAGAATTTGTATCTTCAAAACAAGGCCAAGGGAAAGCCTTTGGTGTGGGATATTGACAACCTGCGCAAACAGGTTGACTGTTCCGCCACAAACTGGGCCCATATCCGGCGAACGGTTTTGGATAAGGCTAAAAGCGAAATAAACGGTCATACAGATATTCTTTTTGATTATGCTGTTTATAAAAAGGCAAAATCGAAAGTTGTAGAAATTTCTGTTCAGATCGAGCAGGTCGAGCAGACTGAAGCTGCACAAAATCTCACCGACATTGCTTCTACGATTTCCAAAAGGAGGAAGAGAAAAAATCATCCGATCGCCGAAACAGTGGATGAGGACGATTCTTCTGTTATGTCTTTCGGCTATGTGTCTTCCCCGGAAACAACCATTCCGTATTCGTTTGGAAAGAGGCCGGCAGAGCTGAAAAAGGAAATTCAGATCCGTGCGGAACTTGCTTCTTTGAAGAATGAATTGACCGTTTCGGAACTGGAAGCGGTAGATGTCATTATCAATACAATGACAAGTATGGCCGGCAAAGCCAGAGGAAAAAATACGCTGATCGATGGTGGAGACCAGCAGTTCTTTGAACTGATGAATGAAATCATCTATGAGTGCAAAGGCCTTCGCCGTTGGTTCCTTGGTGTTGCCGGACGCTATGCAAAAGTTGTCATTCCGGTAGCTAAGACAAAAGCCTCCCCTGTTTTGTATCTGTGGAAGTCCATCCTGGAGGATATGGATAACTATCGTTTGTACACTTCCTGTATAACCCAGGCTGAATCCAGCACAAGCCAAGAAGACATCTATGAGGCGCATTTTGTGGAGGCAGAGGCTGAGGATGATTCCAATGATGTTCTCGTTCCCCAAGATGCCGATACGAAGAAAAGCATGATCCAGGCACTTCAGCGGTTTATTGATGAGAAGGAGCTCGATGCGAAGTTGACGCCCGGTCAGAAAGAAGCCTATGAAGATATCCTGAATCTTTCTGCTTATTTTTGTCGCAGAAACGTCAAAAGCAAAGATGAAGGCATGATGGAAGGAAAAGCCAACATGCAATTCTTGAATAGCTTGAATAAGTGTATTATGAAATACGGGTCTTTGACGCTTCTCTTCGAGACACTATCCACCATCTATGATTATGATACTTACTGGAAAAAAGTAAATCGCGATGATAGGATCCGGAACCCGAAACTTCTCTTCCAATCCGAGATTGAACATTCCCTTTTGATGCCGTTCGGTGTGATTGAAAATCAAAAAGCACAACAACAGGCCGGGCAAAACAATGGTTTCACAAGGGACTGGCTTTCCTCTTTTGACTGA
- a CDS encoding acyl-[acyl-carrier-protein] thioesterase: MPEPITTYTQQYTVYRHDGDHHGNVKPGALLRYGQQIATIHAEAVGLNDALYAATHTAYVLAKQALHIDRTPHVDEVLTVTTEPERCKRAVNKRITTFYDAQGKQVAVLDSRWVLIDTEKRLILRKHPEQFNDQWAPDVPFELPMKMVKADPADCERIGDCVATYSRCDMNGHMNNTRYADILCDALPWDVWDRGEVRDLKIYYHREIPRGESFTLLRAQTAENQFYFCGEREEKSAFEASITFA, encoded by the coding sequence ATGCCGGAACCGATTACTACCTATACCCAACAATATACCGTTTACCGCCACGACGGCGATCATCATGGCAATGTAAAACCCGGTGCGCTGCTGCGCTACGGCCAGCAGATTGCCACCATTCACGCCGAGGCAGTGGGCCTCAATGACGCTTTGTATGCGGCCACCCATACGGCGTATGTATTGGCCAAACAGGCCCTGCATATTGACCGTACGCCCCATGTGGATGAGGTCCTCACTGTCACCACGGAGCCGGAGCGGTGCAAGCGGGCCGTCAATAAGCGCATCACGACCTTCTATGATGCCCAGGGTAAGCAGGTGGCAGTGCTGGACAGTCGCTGGGTACTGATTGATACCGAAAAACGGCTGATCCTGCGCAAGCATCCTGAACAGTTCAACGACCAGTGGGCACCGGATGTACCGTTTGAACTTCCTATGAAGATGGTAAAAGCAGATCCTGCCGATTGTGAGCGGATAGGGGACTGCGTGGCGACCTATTCCCGTTGCGATATGAACGGTCATATGAACAATACCCGCTATGCGGATATCCTCTGCGATGCGCTGCCGTGGGACGTATGGGACCGGGGTGAGGTCAGGGACCTGAAGATCTACTATCACCGTGAGATCCCCCGCGGTGAATCCTTTACGCTGCTGCGTGCGCAGACGGCGGAAAATCAGTTTTATTTCTGCGGAGAGAGGGAAGAAAAATCTGCCTTTGAGGCAAGCATCACATTTGCTTGA
- a CDS encoding ABC transporter substrate-binding protein has protein sequence MKAEKLFAAVLAAGMLAAAAAPAAMAEEETIAVNDDISVSADYDWTRFADDNITLNVYNWGLYISDGSDDSVDVVSAFEDLTGIKVNYTTFDSNESLYAKMKSGGATYDVIFPSDYMVGKMAEEGMLAPLDFDNIPDFAGIGEEYLGWDFDPENTYSVPYTWGTTGLIYNTTLVDEAPTSWAALWDVQYANNVLMFNNSRDAYAIAAKKLGYSLNPGSVEEVETVMQELKNQKSVVQAYVMDEIFDKMEGGEAAMAPYYAGDALTMIDENPDLAFVHPSEGVNFFVDSMCIPSNSNNKEAAELFINYMCEPSVGLANCDYIGYSTPITAVWEQLDDDLKYSEIAYPGEDVMSKAEVFTTLPDEINAALDSQWSEMKSYEEGGSGWMVVVLLALALVISFFNIWRKLRKKVRDDY, from the coding sequence ATGAAAGCTGAAAAACTGTTTGCCGCGGTCCTGGCCGCCGGCATGCTGGCAGCGGCCGCGGCACCGGCTGCCATGGCGGAAGAAGAGACCATCGCCGTCAATGACGATATCTCGGTCTCCGCGGATTATGACTGGACCCGCTTTGCCGATGACAACATCACCCTGAACGTCTACAACTGGGGCCTGTATATTTCCGATGGTTCCGATGACAGTGTGGATGTGGTTTCGGCCTTCGAGGACTTGACCGGCATCAAGGTCAATTACACCACATTCGATTCCAACGAGAGTCTCTATGCCAAGATGAAATCCGGTGGCGCCACCTACGATGTGATTTTCCCGTCGGACTATATGGTGGGAAAAATGGCCGAGGAAGGCATGCTGGCTCCGCTGGATTTTGATAACATTCCGGATTTCGCCGGTATCGGTGAGGAATATCTTGGTTGGGACTTTGATCCCGAGAATACCTACAGCGTTCCCTATACCTGGGGCACCACCGGACTGATTTACAACACGACCCTGGTGGATGAAGCACCTACCAGCTGGGCGGCACTGTGGGATGTGCAGTACGCCAACAATGTGCTGATGTTCAACAACTCCCGGGACGCCTATGCCATTGCCGCGAAAAAGCTGGGCTATTCGTTGAACCCCGGTTCTGTGGAAGAAGTTGAAACCGTCATGCAGGAGCTCAAGAACCAGAAGAGCGTGGTTCAGGCCTATGTCATGGACGAGATTTTCGACAAGATGGAGGGCGGCGAAGCCGCTATGGCGCCCTACTATGCAGGTGATGCCCTGACGATGATCGACGAAAACCCGGATCTGGCCTTTGTGCATCCCAGTGAAGGCGTAAACTTCTTTGTGGACAGCATGTGCATTCCATCCAACTCCAACAACAAGGAAGCGGCGGAACTGTTCATCAACTATATGTGTGAACCGTCGGTGGGTCTGGCCAACTGTGATTATATCGGCTACTCCACGCCCATCACGGCGGTATGGGAACAGCTGGATGACGACCTGAAATACAGCGAGATTGCTTATCCCGGTGAGGATGTGATGAGCAAGGCCGAAGTCTTTACCACACTGCCCGACGAGATCAACGCGGCATTGGACTCCCAGTGGAGTGAGATGAAGAGCTACGAAGAGGGCGGCAGCGGCTGGATGGTCGTCGTGCTGCTGGCCTTGGCGCTGGTGATTTCCTTCTTCAACATCTGGCGCAAACTGCGCAAAAAAGTACGCGACGACTATTGA
- a CDS encoding ABC transporter permease — MNKKQSVILQRTYIILIFCFMYLPIAVMIAFSFNESKSRANFTGFTLDWYKSLFHNEMILSALGLSLVLALVSSVLATVLGTLATIGINSMSRRTQLIVNNISYVPVVNPEIITGVSLMLLFVMAQNFGVGGDGGLFGWPTLIIAHITFNVPYVIFNVGPKLRQLDPSLYNAALDLGCTPRQAFFKVILPQLSPAILSAFLICLTYSIDDFMISYFNSGTMQTLPIAIYSMTRKKVSPEINALSAVMFCVILAIILISNAADSRAYRKNQTAIRKAMQEEGAR; from the coding sequence ATGAACAAAAAGCAATCGGTCATTTTGCAGCGCACCTATATCATCCTGATCTTCTGCTTCATGTACCTGCCTATTGCGGTCATGATCGCCTTCAGCTTCAACGAAAGCAAATCCCGCGCCAACTTTACCGGCTTTACACTGGATTGGTATAAGAGCCTCTTCCACAACGAAATGATCCTCTCGGCACTGGGACTCAGCCTGGTGCTGGCGCTGGTTTCCAGTGTGCTGGCCACCGTGCTGGGTACACTTGCCACCATCGGCATCAATTCCATGAGCCGACGCACCCAGCTGATTGTGAACAACATCAGCTATGTACCCGTTGTCAACCCCGAGATCATCACCGGCGTATCGCTGATGCTGCTCTTTGTCATGGCACAGAACTTCGGCGTCGGCGGGGACGGGGGCCTCTTCGGCTGGCCCACGCTTATCATTGCCCACATTACCTTTAATGTTCCATATGTGATTTTCAATGTTGGCCCCAAGCTGCGGCAGCTGGATCCCAGCCTGTATAATGCAGCGCTGGACCTGGGCTGCACACCGCGGCAGGCTTTCTTCAAGGTCATTTTGCCGCAGCTTTCCCCGGCGATTCTGTCGGCATTCCTCATCTGCCTGACCTACTCCATCGACGACTTCATGATCTCGTATTTCAACTCCGGCACGATGCAGACACTGCCCATCGCCATCTATTCCATGACCCGTAAAAAGGTCAGCCCCGAGATCAACGCCTTGTCGGCAGTTATGTTCTGTGTGATCCTTGCCATTATCCTGATCTCCAACGCGGCGGATTCCCGCGCCTACCGCAAAAATCAAACGGCAATCCGCAAAGCCATGCAGGAAGAGGGGGCGCGCTGA
- a CDS encoding ABC transporter permease yields MLKSKTSRWLAGPYLVWMAAFIVVPLFIVIWYALTNADGQFTLDNLTQIGRYSSVFARSLILAAVSTVICLILAFPVGYFLSRLRANKQHIMLMLVMLPMWMNFLLRTYAWMTLLEKNGLINKFFGLFGIGPFNMINTSGAVVLGMVYNYLPFMILPIYTAMTKIDDSIIEAAQDLGCNVWQILWRVLVPLTGPGIATGITQVFVPSVSTFIISRMLGGGSNLLIGDLIELQFLGNSYNLNLGSAMSLVLMVIVLLCMSFTSSFDESEMEGVM; encoded by the coding sequence ATGCTCAAATCCAAAACCTCCCGCTGGCTGGCGGGCCCTTACCTGGTGTGGATGGCAGCCTTTATCGTGGTGCCTCTCTTCATTGTCATCTGGTATGCCCTGACCAATGCCGACGGGCAGTTTACGCTGGACAATCTGACCCAGATCGGCCGATACTCCAGTGTTTTTGCCCGCAGCCTTATTCTGGCGGCGGTGTCCACTGTCATCTGCCTGATTCTCGCGTTCCCGGTAGGATATTTCCTCTCCCGTCTGCGCGCCAACAAGCAGCATATCATGCTCATGCTGGTCATGCTGCCCATGTGGATGAACTTTTTGCTGCGCACCTACGCCTGGATGACGCTGCTGGAAAAGAACGGCCTGATCAACAAATTTTTTGGCCTCTTCGGCATCGGCCCTTTCAATATGATCAATACTTCCGGCGCTGTTGTGCTGGGTATGGTCTATAACTATCTGCCTTTTATGATTCTGCCGATCTACACGGCCATGACCAAGATCGACGACTCCATCATCGAAGCAGCCCAGGATCTGGGCTGCAATGTCTGGCAGATCCTCTGGCGGGTCCTGGTGCCCCTCACAGGCCCCGGTATCGCCACCGGCATCACCCAGGTCTTTGTGCCGTCAGTCTCTACCTTCATCATCAGCCGCATGCTGGGCGGCGGTTCCAATCTGCTCATCGGTGACCTGATCGAACTGCAGTTCCTCGGCAACTCCTACAACCTGAACCTGGGTTCTGCCATGAGCCTGGTGCTGATGGTCATCGTGCTGCTCTGCATGAGCTTCACCTCCAGCTTCGACGAGTCGGAAATGGAAGGGGTGATGTGA